A single window of Nicotiana sylvestris chromosome 3, ASM39365v2, whole genome shotgun sequence DNA harbors:
- the LOC104227482 gene encoding GDP-mannose transporter GONST3-like → MSNDVENPEDGDARKSSDASSPTPSLQSTWYDALLQQASVYGVAAGYCLSASLLSIINKWAVMKFPYPGALTALQYFTSAAGVLICGGLKVIQHDKLDLVTMWRFLPAAIIFYLSLFTNSELLLHANVDTFIVFRSAVPIFVAIGETLYLHQPWPAIKTWASLGTIFAGSVLYVTTDYQFTLTAYSWALAYLVSMSIDFVYIKHVVMTIGLNTWGLVLYNNLEALMLFPIELLIMGELKKIKHEIQDESDWYSFQVVLPVALSCLFGLAISFFGFSCRRAISATGFTVLGIVNKLLTVVINLVIWDKHSTLVGTVGLLICMLGGVMYQQSTSNKPKAVKDVNPQAADEEQQKLLEMQSSIQSSENEKQATQSGDEKQ, encoded by the coding sequence ATGTCAAATGATGTGGAAAATCCCGAAGATGGAGATGCCAGGAAGTCTTCAGATGCTTCTTCACCAACCCCCAGTCTCCAATCGACTTGGTACGATGCCTTACTTCAGCAAGCATCAGTTTATGGAGTAGCTGCTGGATACTGTCTATCAGCATCACTACTCTCCATCATTAACAAGTGGGCTGTCATGAAATTTCCTTACCCAGGAGCACTAACTGCATTGCAGTATTTCACAAGTGCAGCTGGAGTCCTCATATGCGGGGGGCTCAAGGTCATACAACATGATAAGCTTGATCTTGTAACAATGTGGCGGTTCCTGCCGGCTGCAATTATATTCTACCTATCTCTTTTTACAAATAGTGAGCTTCTCCTCCATGCCAATGTTGATACTTTTATTGTCTTCAGATCAGCTGTCCCCATCTTTGTTGCAATAGGAGAGACCCTCTACTTGCATCAGCCATGGCCAGCAATTAAAACGTGGGCTTCACTAGGTACAATCTTTGCTGGTAGTGTGCTCTATGTCACTACTGATTACCAGTTCACACTTACGGCTTATAGCTGGGCATTGGCTTACTTAGTGAGCATGTCCATTGATTTTGTTTATATCAAGCATGTTGTTATGACAATTGGCTTAAACACGTGGGGTCTCGTGCTATACAACAATCTTGAGGCTTTGATGCTTTTTCCTATTGAGCTACTTATAATGGGCGAACTGAAGAAGATAAAGCATGAAATTCAGGATGAGTCAGATTGGTACAGTTTTCAAGTGGTGTTACCCGTAGCCCTGTCGTGTTTGTTTGGTCTAGCAATCTCTTTCTTTGGATTTTCTTGTCGTAGAGCAATATCTGCTACAGGCTTTACTGTTCTCGGCATAGTGAACAAACTATTGACAGTGGTGATAAATCTAGTCATCTGGGACAAACATTCGACTCTTGTTGGGACAGTGGGACTCTTGATCTGCATGCTTGGCGGTGTTATGTACCAGCAATCCACAAGCAACAAGCCTAAGGCTGTGAAAGATGTAAATCCACAAGCAGCTGATGAGGAACAACAGAAGCTCCTTGAAATGCAAAGCAGCATACAGAGCAGTGAGAATGAGAAGCAAGCTACACAATCGGGAGATGAGAAACAATAA
- the LOC104227481 gene encoding nucleoside diphosphate kinase 2, chloroplastic isoform X1: MEGLSVVRASPCVSSSAISSSLSSKTSRLSCAPSCKLILNPIKNHHHLAAFQPAFHLFASNQSRSHASKRNHTARIFLPHLVASMVNILFQEEVEETYIMIKPDGVQRGLVGEIISRFEKKGFKLTGLKLFECPKELAEEHYKDLQSKPFFPKLIDYITSGPVVCMAWEGIGVVASARKLIGATNPLNAEPGTIRGDLAVQTGRNVVHGSDSPDNGKREIALWFREGELCTWMPVQEPWLIE, translated from the exons ATGGAGGGTCTTAGCGTTGTAAGAGCAAGTCCTTGTGTTTCTTCTTCTGCAATATCATCTTCACTTTCTTCCAAAACCAGCCGCTTATCCTGCGCACCCTCTTGCAAGCTTATCCTTAACCCCATCAAAAACCACCACCATTTGGCTGCATTTCAACCTGCATTTCATCTTTTTGCAAGTAACCAATCTCGTTCCCATGCCTCCAAAAGGAACCATACAGCTCGTATATTCCTTCCCCACTTGGTTGCTTCCATG GTAAATATCTTGTTTCAGGAAGAAGTGGAGGAGACATACATTATGATTAAGCCTGATGGTGTTCAAAGAGGACTT GTTGGGGAGATTATTTCAAGATTTGAGAAAAAGGGGTTTAAGCTAACTGGATTGAAGCTTTTTGAATGCCCCAAAGAATTGGCAGAG GAGCATTACAAGGACCTACAGTCCAAACCATTCTTCCCCAAGCTGATTGACTACATTACCTCTGGCCCTGTTGTCTGTATG GCCTGGGAGGGTATTGGTGTTGTAGCATCTGCCCGTAAGCTAATAGGAGCAACTAATCCTCTTAATGCGGAGCCCGGCACAATCAGAGGAGACCTTGCTGTTCAAACTGGAAG AAATGTGGTGCATGGAAGTGATAGCCCTGACAATGGCAAGCGTGAAATAG CACTTTGGTTTAGAGAAGGTGAACTGTGCACATGGATGCCAGTTCAAGAACCTTGGTTGATTGAATAA
- the LOC104227481 gene encoding nucleoside diphosphate kinase 2, chloroplastic isoform X2, with protein sequence MEGLSVVRASPCVSSSAISSSLSSKTSRLSCAPSCKLILNPIKNHHHLAAFQPAFHLFASNQSRSHASKRNHTARIFLPHLVASMEEVEETYIMIKPDGVQRGLVGEIISRFEKKGFKLTGLKLFECPKELAEEHYKDLQSKPFFPKLIDYITSGPVVCMAWEGIGVVASARKLIGATNPLNAEPGTIRGDLAVQTGRNVVHGSDSPDNGKREIALWFREGELCTWMPVQEPWLIE encoded by the exons ATGGAGGGTCTTAGCGTTGTAAGAGCAAGTCCTTGTGTTTCTTCTTCTGCAATATCATCTTCACTTTCTTCCAAAACCAGCCGCTTATCCTGCGCACCCTCTTGCAAGCTTATCCTTAACCCCATCAAAAACCACCACCATTTGGCTGCATTTCAACCTGCATTTCATCTTTTTGCAAGTAACCAATCTCGTTCCCATGCCTCCAAAAGGAACCATACAGCTCGTATATTCCTTCCCCACTTGGTTGCTTCCATG GAAGAAGTGGAGGAGACATACATTATGATTAAGCCTGATGGTGTTCAAAGAGGACTT GTTGGGGAGATTATTTCAAGATTTGAGAAAAAGGGGTTTAAGCTAACTGGATTGAAGCTTTTTGAATGCCCCAAAGAATTGGCAGAG GAGCATTACAAGGACCTACAGTCCAAACCATTCTTCCCCAAGCTGATTGACTACATTACCTCTGGCCCTGTTGTCTGTATG GCCTGGGAGGGTATTGGTGTTGTAGCATCTGCCCGTAAGCTAATAGGAGCAACTAATCCTCTTAATGCGGAGCCCGGCACAATCAGAGGAGACCTTGCTGTTCAAACTGGAAG AAATGTGGTGCATGGAAGTGATAGCCCTGACAATGGCAAGCGTGAAATAG CACTTTGGTTTAGAGAAGGTGAACTGTGCACATGGATGCCAGTTCAAGAACCTTGGTTGATTGAATAA